In Acidobacteriota bacterium, the genomic stretch GCAAATGCTTTAAGTGGTCCTAGCCAGTTTTGTTGATCTTTTGTCTTACGCCTCGCGCCTCGCGACTTACGCCTCGCTTTGGACTTTCAATTTTCAGGTTTATTACAAAAGAAAGTCAGGAATGAAACCTGACCGACGATTGTGGGGCATTGCTTCCTGACAGGGCGAGGCAGAGTTGAGTTGATTCTCACAACTGGCCAAAGAATGGATATAGGCTTCGTACAAATTATGGTTATGACCGAAGTATGAAAGGTCAGTGTCGGCCCATCCGATTGAGACGGATGACTGCGAACCCAAACTTCCGAATTATTTCCTCTTTTTCAGGCCAGAACTGACTTTTTCACTGTAATCATGGCATTCGGGTCTATCCAGTTTCTTCAAGTTGTGAGAAACTAGACTGCTTCACACAAACTGCGGTTTGCTTCCCATCGAATCGGCCAAACAACGGATAACTTGAGGCAACTTTTTGGTTACATGGTTTTAATCTGAGGGTGAAATACTGGTCTATCTTTGCGCAGTTAATTACACCCTCGAATTGCATCCCTTGCTGGGGATTATAACAACAACAAAAGAAAGGAAGAACATTATGGATATGAATATAACTACTCCCATTGAAGGGATTGATCGGTTTTTTTCATTGGCGAAAAAAAATTATCCAAAGGCATTTGCTGACGACGCTGAAAATGTGTGGCAACTGGTGGAAGCATTCCCCATCTCCGGGTGTAATCCCGCTTATGAATGTGACCTGGTTCTGCAGGAATACCGGTCCACGGAACGCCGGTCCTATACCTACTGGTCATGCAAAATTGACATTTCAGAGCTTTCAACCACTCCTGAACGACGGCACTGAGTAACACATGCTGAACCTGGAGGCCACGCCCGATGCACCGTGACTCCAGGTTCGCCAGAGTTTTCCCCTACGCCTCCCCTCGATAAATAATTCTTCCCACTCCTGAAGTAAAACTCCCCACTTTTTCTGTTGTTTCTTTGTGATGAAAGAAGCGAATGCACCTGTACCGGCGCCGCCTTAATATTATTCAGGTTAACAAGTCATTTCTTTTCAATATCTTTCTTCATGTATTCATCAACCAGTCAATAATACACTTGAATTTTCTGGTCAGGGAACGAAACTTGCCTCCGGATGGACCATTGCGTCCCGGCGCTTCTTTTCTTCATTTCAGGTCTTTTACTTTTTTAAACCCAGAGATCATCCTATGACAGCACCATCGAACCTTCAGTCCCAAATCAATTCCCTCCTTGCCAATCAAGTCGAATATCCAGCACCGCCATCAGTCAGACACTTTGTGCATCGGCCAGTGACTGACTCTGATTACCAGTATTCAATCACGCATCCTGAGCAATTCTGGGCGGACGAAGCTGCAAAATTTATCTGGACCCGACCATATGACCAGGTTTTTCAATCGGACGGCGTCCATCACCAGTGGTTTGTCGGTGGTAAAACCAACATTACCCTCAATGCCCTGGACCGGCATGCCGGTTCGACCCACTGCAACCGGGTGGCGTTTATCTGGCTGGGCGAGGACGGCAGCGAACGGATGGTGACGTATAGCCAGCTTCGCCGAATGGTTGGCCGGCTGGCGAACGGGTTGAAATCCATCGGGGTCACCAAAGGCGACCGGGTGATCATTTATCTTCCTCTGACCATCGAGGGGATTGTGTCAATGCTGGCCTGTGCCCGGATTGGGGCGATTCATTCGGTGGTATATGCGGGTCTGGGGCACACGGCGCTTCGGGATCGGATTGACGACGCTCAGGCCAAAGTGGTGATCGGGGGCGATGTGGGCTACCGCCGGGGGAGAGCCGTTCCACTCAAATCCATCGTTGACGAAGCCGTGGCGGACCTTGAATGCGTCGAAAAAGTCGTATTTTTCTCGCGTCGGGATCCAGCCGCCGAAATTACCAGTGTCCGGCAAATGGATTTTAATGACCTGCTGAAATTCCCGGCGGATTGCCCGGCTGAGGAAATGGACGCCGAGGACCCATTGTTTATTCTCTACACCTCCGGAACGACCGGGAAGCCCAAGGGCGTGGTTCATGTGCATGGCGGGTTTATGGTTGGAACGACCTATCACCTGGAGACCTTCCTCGACGTGAGCCCGCGCGATGTCTTCTGGTGCACGTCAGACATCGGCTGGATCGTCGGGCATTCCTACATTGTCTATGCGACGCTTTGCACGGGCGCGACAACCTTGATCCGCGAAGGCTCGATAGATTACCCGCATCCGGGTATCGCCTGGGAAATCGTCGAGCGGTACGGCGTGACGAAGATGTTCACCGCACCGACGGCACTGCGGATGTACATGAAATTTGGCGAAGCCCTGCCGGCCAAATATGACATTTCGACCCTGCGCGTCATTGCCTGTGCCGGAGAACCACTCAACC encodes the following:
- a CDS encoding acetate--CoA ligase codes for the protein MTAPSNLQSQINSLLANQVEYPAPPSVRHFVHRPVTDSDYQYSITHPEQFWADEAAKFIWTRPYDQVFQSDGVHHQWFVGGKTNITLNALDRHAGSTHCNRVAFIWLGEDGSERMVTYSQLRRMVGRLANGLKSIGVTKGDRVIIYLPLTIEGIVSMLACARIGAIHSVVYAGLGHTALRDRIDDAQAKVVIGGDVGYRRGRAVPLKSIVDEAVADLECVEKVVFFSRRDPAAEITSVRQMDFNDLLKFPADCPAEEMDAEDPLFILYTSGTTGKPKGVVHVHGGFMVGTTYHLETFLDVSPRDVFWCTSDIGWIVGHSYIVYATLCTGATTLIREGSIDYPHPGIAWEIVERYGVTKMFTAPTALRMYMKFGEALPAKYDISTLRVIACAGEPLNPEAWRWAQTHLAGDGKWGYVVDNWWQTELGGPTIGTAPNIAMRPGKVGCALPGVEADVVDPQGNPVPPGTGGLLVLKRAFPHMMRTVWNDAPRYEKMWHPLPGHTPENPKMGYFSGDIAVKDEQGYIAVLGRADDVLNVAGHRIGTADVESTLVSHPAIAEAAVIGIPDPIKGENIKAFVVVRQGHHATEFLAASITEHVRRELGPIATPAAIEFLGALPKTRSGKIMRRYLKAKELGQDPGDISTLDE